The Pyrenophora tritici-repentis strain M4 chromosome 3, whole genome shotgun sequence genome has a window encoding:
- a CDS encoding 60S ribosomal protein eL34 — translation MPSNRLTYRRRAPYNTKSQKVRVIKTPGGELRYLHIKKRGTAPKCGDCGTKLQGVPALRPREYAQISRPKKTVQRAYGGSRCAGCVQDRIVRAFLIEEQKVVKKVLKESQQKKR, via the exons ATGCCGTCCAACAGACTCACCTAC AGGCGACGTGCGCCATACAACACCAAGAGCCAAAAGGTTCGCGTCATCAAGACTCCCGGCGGCGAGCTCCGTTATCTGCACATCAAGAAGAGGGGAACTGCTCCCAAGTGCGGT GACTGCGGTACCAAGCTCCAGGGTGTTCCCGCTCTCCGCCCCCGCGAATATGCCCAAATCTCGCGCCCCAAGAAGACCGTCCAGCGCGCCTACGGTGGATCGCGATGCGCCGGCTGCGTTCAGGACCGCATTGTCCGCGCTTTCCTGATCGAGGAGCAGAAGGTGGTCAAGAAGGTGCTCAAGGAGTCCCAGCAAAAGAAGCGTTAA
- a CDS encoding Zn(II)2Cys6 transcriptional activator has protein sequence MEKEMEYLRERLAMYEGQSTPNQPVLNAPQQVSDSHSHSFTPSTMPKVEDDAFLQTQHTQVAATSLLDLRSGSPMFFSLGAGEVRLGHSEINELFAEYFQLYHPFLPFLDQVRSPDEYYSQDHRLLFWAIVAVAARRYAPRPSLLKELAKPLSDLIWDSIRNQPNHHVVKALCLLCTWPLPAERTVTDPTFILCGAMMQVAMQIGLHQPTHPDDFSRTRMRLRREDIHDRLRTWAVCNIVAQTVSTGNGQPSITLYDSTLDFKIDDEEHMRIIPPTLFVRLRQEMAASRINKLLYSVNSHRFAEGAAISYMSLEADRLKEERLKEQSSSLDGVDTDLEELYHFAVSLHLHLYSFFNPEARLERRDDLVALYFAATAYLERVFKLQRDGKLPHVPYYVMQMALAAGFALLKLLNSDFASKLPADKGRRFVLQTVDALRKAKVWSNDLLDRFAEVLAQLWKESSRGRSLHSLSQSPSLNSNSGMNSMFNHHNQQQLHQQQSDRRDSTGMFEDPLGLIIRSRMSMSVLFDCAWRWREAQVNGAAEQLENTVMTNPTNPDSSTNSTPPPGVVMEGPEHTTLPNFNPQISTLSMPLPLTNGMASANSFEMFDSVSWLLDTQPDWTYGSGTFGNDFGV, from the exons ATGGAAAAGGAAATGGAGTACCTCCGCGAGAGGCTGGCCATGTACGAGGGCCAGTCGACGCCGAACCAGCCCGTCTTGAATGCGCCCCAGCAAGTCTCGGACAGCCACAGCCACAGCTTCACTCCCAGCACCATGCCCAAGGTTGAAGATGACGCATTCCTGCAAACTCAGCACACACAAGTCGCTGCTACTTCTCTCCTAGACCTACGCAGTGGATCGCCCATGTTCTTTTCGCTTGGTGCGGGTGAAGTACGGCTTGGACACAGCGAGATCAACGAACTCTTCGCCGAGTATTTCCAACTATACCATCCATTCCTACCCTTCTTGGACCAGGTACGGTCACCCGATGAGTATTATTCGCAGGACCACAGGCTGCTGTTCTGGGCCATAGTTGCTGTTGCCGCACGACGATACGCACCCCGTCCATCTTTACTGAAGGAACTCGCCAAACCGTTGAGCGATCTTATATGGGATTCGATAAGAAACCAGCCAAACCACCACGTAGTCAAAGCTTTGTGTCTATTATGCACTTGGCCACTGCCGGCGGAGCGTACAGTGACGGATCCAACCTTTATCCTATGCGGTGCCATGATGCAGGTGGCCATGCAAATCGGCCTACATCAACCCACTCACCCCGATGATTTCTCTCGCACCAGAATGCGGCTGCGTCGGGAAGATATACACGATCGCCTGCGGACATGGGCCGTCTGTAATATCGTAGCTCAAAC AGTATCGACAGGAAACGGGCAGCCTTCCATCACACTTTACGATTCGACCCTCGACTTCAAAATAGACGATGAAGAGCACATGCGCATCATACCACCTACTCTGTTTGTGCGTTTGCGCCAGGAGATGGCAGCAAGCAGGATTAACAAGCTCTTGTACTCGGTGAACAGCCACCGGTTTGCCGAAGGCGCTGCTATCAGCTATATGAGTCTTGAAGCAGACCGTTTGAAGGAAGAGCGCCTCAAAGAGCAGAGTAGCTCTCTGGATGGCGTAGATACCG ATCTTGAGGAACTCTACCACTTTGCGGTATCACTCCACCTTCACTTATACTCGTTCTTCAATCCAGAGGCTCGGCTTGAAAGACGTGACGATCTGGTCGCTTTGTACTTTGCAGCCACCGCCTATCTCGAGCGCGTCTTCAAACTACAGCGCGATGGCAAACTACCCCATGTTCCATATTACGTCATGCAGATGGCTCTCGCGGCCGGCTTTGCACTACTCAAGCTTCTCAACTCTGATTTTGCTAGCAAACTGCCCGCAGACAAAGGTCGGCGATTTGTCCTACAAACTGTCGATGCGCTAAGAAAGGCAAAGGTGTGGTCCAACGACCTACTGGATCGATTTGCTGAAGTTCTAGCCCAATTATGGAAAGAGAGCTCACGTGGACGCAGTCTGCATAGTCTCTCGCAATCGCCATCACTCAACTCCAATTCGGGTATGAATAGCATGTTCAACCACCACAACCAACAACAGCTTCACCAGCAACAAAGTGACAGAAGAGACAGCACTGGCATGTTCGAGGACCCCCTTGGTCTCATCATCCGTAGTCGGATGAGTATGAGTGTGTTGTTTGACTGTGCATGGCGCTGGCGAGAAGCGCAGGTCAACGGCGCAGCTGAGCAGCTTGAAAACACAGTCATGACGAACCCCACCAATCCAGACTCTTCGACAAACTCTACACCGCCGCCCGGCGTTGTCATGGAAGGCCCAGAGCATACGACGCTTCCCAATTTCAACCCTCAAATCAGTACGCTGAGCATGCCCCTCCCTCTCACTAACGGCATGGCAAGTGCAAATAGCTTCGAAATGTTTGATTCCGTATCTTGGCTGTTGGATACGCAGCCAGATTGGACTTATGGCAGTGGGACCTTTGGAAACGACTTTGGCGTCTAG
- a CDS encoding PhoA, Alkaline phosphatase: MSGARPLLSNRASSDISGDRDMAEEDALLTGRRTGHTEKGGSRPWKFWREIGLFVWAVIATAAVVILAVIFQQSNADSQTPKASGKRNLIFMVSDGMGPTSLSLTRSYMQFKNGAPFSEQLVIDQHLIGQSRTRSSSSLITDSAAGATAFSCAQKSYNGAISVTPDHEPCGTVLEAAKKAGYMTGLVVTTRITDATPACFAAHVNMRSEEDRIAEQMIGEHPLGRVVDLMFGGGRCHFLPNSTIDSSCRADGKDVIGLAKKNGFSYISDRAGFNKLKQGANVDMPMLGLFADTDIPYEIDRRNENDIYPSLHEMAEAAMRALSDATRDSDKGFFLMIEGSRIDHAGHHNDPAAQVHEVLAYDRAFNSVLDFIKREKTQTVMVSTSDHETGGLAVARQLHTSYPEYAWYPSPLANASHSAERLALLYAKHLLSGPTPDQKADFVRDSISTGLGINDYTDEEVQNLVKTPDTALYQYADMMSRRSQTGWSTHGHSGADVNIYSSDPKAASALVGNHENTEVGDFLRDYLAVDVEAITKELLQKGKGFMVQMVNDTEISWIGKVPVDGERLDGQTHLASYSGDHKKRNLGSVHGDDCGCGH, translated from the exons ATGTCCGGCGCTCGCCCACTCCTTTCCAACCGCGCCTCCTCGGACATAAGCGGGGATCGCGACATGGCAGAGGAAGACGCCCTTCTTACCGGCCGTCGCACTGGACACACAGAGAAGGGCGGATCGCGGCCATGGAAGTTCTGGCGCGAGATAGGCCTTTTTGTATGGGCTGTCATCGCAACCGCCGccgtcgtcatcctcgccGTCATCTTCCAGCAGTCCAACGCCGACTCCCAAACGCCCAAGGCGAGCGGGAAGAGGAACCTGATTTTCATGGTCTCAGATGGCATGGGTCCCACGTCACTATCCCTTACACGGTCTTATATGCAATTCAAGAACGGTGCGCCGTTCAGTGAGCAGCTGGTCATCGACCAACATCTCATCGGCCAGTCGCGCACACGCAGCTCTTCCTCGCTCATTACCGATTCCGCAGCCGGTGCGACAGCCTTTTCATGCGCACAGAAGAGCTACAATGGAGCCATCTCAGTCACACCTGACCATGAGCCATGTGGCACCGTATTGGAAGCAGCCAAGAAGGCTGGTTACATGACGGGGCTCGTGGTCACGACACGCATCACAGATGCAACACCTGCATGCTTTGCGGCACATGTCAACATGCGCTCAGAGGAGGACCGTATTGCCGAGCAGATGATCGGAGAACATCCGCTGGGCCGTGTTGTGGATCTCATGTTTGGCGGCGGAAGATGCCACTTCCTTCCCAACTCGACCATTGACTCGAGCTGTCGTGCAGACGGCAAGGACGTCATTGGCTTGGCCAAGAAGAATGGCTTCAGCTACATCTCTGACCGCGCTGGTTTCAACAAGCTCAAGCAGGGAGCGAATGTTGACATGCCCATGCTGGGACTCTTCGCCGATACAGACATTCCGTATGAAATTGACCGTCGCAACGAGAACGATATCTACCCCAGTCTGCACGAGATGGCCGAGGCGGCCATGCGCGCTCTGAGTGATGCTACGCGGGACAGTGACAAGGGTTTCTTCCTAATGATTGAAGGCTCGAGAATCGACCATGCAGGCCACCACAATGACCCTGCAGCCCAAGTGCACGAAGTACTTGCCTACGACCGAGCCTTCAACAGCGTACTCGACTTCATCAAGCGCGAAAAGACACAGACGGTCATGGTATCTACATCGGACCACGAGACGGGTGGTCTGGCTGTTGCGCGCC AACTTCACACGTCCTACCCAGAGTACGCATGGTACCCCTCTCCGCTCGCAAACGCCTCTCACTCCGCCGAACGCCTCGCCCTCCTGTACGCCAAACACCTTCTGAGCGGTCCCACGCCTGATCAAAAAGCCGACTTCGTCCGGGACTCCATTAGCACCGGACTCGGCATCAACGACTATACCGACGAAGAAGTGCAGAACCTGGTCAAGACGCCCGACACAGCTCTATACCAATACGCAGACATGATGTCGCGGCGCAGTCAAACCGGCTGGTCGACACACGGCCACAGCGGCGCAGACGTGAATATCTACTCGTCGGATCCCAAAGCTGCTTCCGCGCTTGTGGGTAACCACGAGAATACTGAAGTTGGCGATTTCCTCCGCGACTACTTGGCTGTGGATGTGGAGGCGATTACCAAGGAACTTTTGCAAAAGGGCAAGGGCTTCATGGTGCAGATGGTCAATGATACCGAGATTAGCTGGATTGGAAAGGTGCCCGTCGACGGAGAGAGGTTAGATGGACAGACGCATTTGGCGAGTTACTCGGGGGATCACAAGAAGAGAAATCTGGGCTCAGTGCATGGTGACGATTGTGGATGCGGGCATTGA
- a CDS encoding RPC34, DNA-directed RNA polymerase III, subunit C34: MSSAEVPSPAVKEEMAETSVDAVLSPADALYEKCAQRPTGQIFFQRDLSNMNVANTMAELTVLLRELCDRHLLKLMTFEGDPCWKLRTREDADKLRRLTPDERLLYHHIDQVQADGIWSKALRNKTNVTQQTLTKCLKSLESKDLVQSVMSVKYPNRKMYLLKHLKPSEDIAGGPWQTDGEFDTALIETISGAVAQYVEHETCIKVPGNWNDYDRSVAIAQKKASALDAVRDIEEAPAVRSYKPPRDPNAFRIVHRHKPHYPTAASVAEWLNGKELIKAKTVREEDMEQLLEMMVAEDRLEKTSGTNYRTVLKATNTKVYNGFVDAPCGNCPVFDQCGDEGEISARTCVYFGQWLDTESEEY, from the exons ATGTCTTCAGCAGAGGTGCCCTCGCCAGCGGTAAAAGAAGAGATGGCCGAAACATCGGTCGACGCAGTCCTCAGCCCCGCCGATGCTCTGTACGAGAAGTGTGCTCAACGACCTACTGGGCAGATCTTCTTCCAGCGCGATCTGTCCAACATGAATGTTGCAAACACCATGGCAGAGCTCACAGTCCTCCTCCGCGAGCTTTGCGACCGCCATCTCTTGAAGCTAATGACGTTCGAGGGTGACCCATGCTGGAAGTTGCGAACAAGAGAAGATGCCGACAA GTTACGCCGTTTGACGCCCGACGAACGCCTCCTCTATCACCACATCGATCAAGTCCAGGCTGACGGCATCTGGTCGAAAGCGCTACGAAACAAGACAAATGTGACGCAGCAGACGCTGACAAAATGTCTAAAGAGCCTGGAATCAAAGGACTTGGTGCAGTCAGTCATGAGTGTCAAGTATCCAAACCGGAAGATGTACTTGCTCAAGCACTTGAAGCCGTCAGAGGACATTGCGGGTGGACCATGGCAAACCGACGGTGAATTTGACACTGCTCTGATTGAAACCATCTCGGGTGCCGTGGCACAGTATGTGGAACATGAGACGTGCATCAAAGTACCAGGTAATTGGAACGACTACGACAGGTCAGTCGCGATTGCTCAGAAGAAGGCGTCAGCCCTGGATGCGGTACGGGACATCGAGGAAGCGCCGGCAGTCAGGTCCTACAAGCCACCCAGAGACCCGAATGCCTTCAGAATCGTCCATCGACATAAGCCACACTACCCGACTGCTGCATCTGTAGCCGAATGGCTGAACGGCAAGGAACTTATCAAAGCTAAGACGGTCCGGGAAGAGGACATGGAGCAGTTATTGGAGATGATGGTGGCTGAGGATCGACTGGAGAAGACATCGGGCACAAACTATCGGACAGTGCTGAAGGCGACTAACACAAAGGTCTACAACGGATTTGTGGACGCTCCTTGCGGCAACTGTCCAGTTTTTGATCAGTGTGGGGACGAGGGAGAAATCTCCGCGCGAACTTGCGTGTACTTTGGCCAGTGGTTGGACACCGAGTCGGAGGAGTATTAG
- a CDS encoding trichothecene efflux pump codes for MADQKQYTEETIRNSSITQEHTSLSHGLHHDHVAEEALGGHRADLGKSYFTSFNFIGTVIATCLAQISGYLGWVLPANTLSLINASIGPSPNIIWVSISWTAGFAIGFTLVGRLSDIFGRRWFFICSSLFGLIGNIIGSSAQSINMLIATNSINGLAAAGQLSFHIILGELVPNALRGPVNAFVLFTSVPFAVFGPPVARSLYQTTALQWRWCYILGCIVNVLAMVLYFFFYFPPTYEMLHVGGKSKLRQLKTLDWMGIFLFSTGLVVFLIGMNWGGSAYPWKSGHVLGALFSGFATMVAFCFWEAYAPGLEYPLIPLRLFRNVQYDANVACASLAAIVYYANTVIWPTMVSSLFTTDITRIGWLSCAVGGGLLLGQILGGAGVRYLPRMKVQMTVAAVFTTAFVAAVSASNHNTEQRTTAFLLIGTIAAGYIENLTLSSTAYLWDPADIGLVTGVMGAIRTGLSAIATSMYSSILTTEASKYIPQKVIPAALAAGLPEASIPELLSSISLGDFTAVPGITPNIVAATGDAVKAAYALSFRTIYLCTLPFGVLLIAAALLSPNVEPYLTDEVARKMHDRTEEKKDQVVKKEFVDA; via the exons ATGGCCGATCAAAAGCAATACACAGAAGAAACTATCCGCAACAGCAGCATCACACAAGAACATACTTCGCTCAGTCATGGACTTCACCACGACCATGTTGCTGAAGAGGCCTTGGGTGGGCACAGAGCTGATCTGGGCAAGTCATACTTTACAAGCTTTAATTTCATCGGTACTGTTATT GCTACATGCCTAGCACAGATATCGGG ATACTTGGGATGGGTTCTACCAGCTAATACCTTGAGTCTCATCAACGCCTCCATCGGGCCGTCGCCAAACATCATTTGGGTCAGCATCTCGTGGACTGCCGGATTTGCCATTGGCTTTACGCTGGTTGGACGATTATCGGACATATTCGGCCGTAGATGGTTCTTCATCTGCTCATCCCTGTTTGGGCTTATTGGGAACATCATTGGATCAAGCGCACAAAGTATCAACATGTTAATC GCCACCAATTCCATCAATGGCCTAGCTGCTGCTGGCCAGCTATCATTCCACATCATCCTTGGCGAACTTGTTCCGAACGCACTCAGAGGTCCAGTGAATGCATTCGTGCTGTTCACCTCTGTTCCATTCGCCGTATTTGGTCCTCCGGTTGCCCGCTCTCTGTACCAAACCACTGCTCTGCAGTGGCGATGGTGTTACATTTTGGGCTGTATCGTCAATGTACTCGCTATGGTCTTGTACTTTTTCTTCTATTTCCCACCAACATAT GAAATGCTCCACGTTGGTGGCAAGTCTAAATTGAGACAACTCAAGACCCTGGACTGGATGGGGATTTTTCTCTTTTCAACTGGCCTTGTCGTTTTCCTGATTGGCATGAACTGGGGCGGCTCTGCATATCCGTGGAAGAGCGGGCACGTGCTAGGAGCACTTTTCTCTGGATTCGCCACCATGGTTGCTTTTTGCTTCTGGGAAGCCTATGCGCCGGGTCTGGAATATCCACTGATTCCCTTGCGTCTATTCAGAAATGTTCAATACGATGCCAATGTCGCATGTGCTAGCTTGGCGGCCATCGTCTACTACGCCAACACGGTCATATGGCCTACGATGGTCTCTTCGCTCTTTACGACTGACATTACAAGAATTGGGTGGCTCTCG TGTGCTGTTGGTGGCGGTCTACTCTTGGGACAGATACTTGGTGGCGCCGGTGTCCGATACCTCCCTCGCATGAAGGTTCAGATGACGGTTGCAGCAGTCTTTACCACAGCCTTTGTTGCCGCCGTCTCGGCTTCCAACCACAATACAGAACAGCGAACGACCGCCTTTTTGTTGATTGGCACCATCGCTGCAGGCTACATTGAGAATCTCACTCTCTCTAGTACAGCGTATCTCTGGGACCCAGCGGATATCGGGTTAGTCACTGGCGTCATGGGTGCCATTCGTACAGGCCTTTCCGCAATCGCGACGAGCATGTATTCATCCATCTTGACTACTGAAGCTTCAAAGTATATCCCGCAAAAGGTCATACCTGCTGCGCTGGCTGCCGGGCTTCCGGAGGCCTCTATACCGGAACTTCTGTCTAGCATTTCTCTCGGTGACTTCACTGCTGTTCCCGGAATTACCCCCAATATTGTTGCAGCAACGGGAGACGCTGTCAAAGCTGCGTACGCACTGTCTTTTAGGACCATCTACCTTTGTACTCTGCCATTTGGCGTACTACTCATTGCTGCTGCGCTACTTTCTCCAAATGTGGAGCCCTACCTGACCGATGAAGTGGCAAGGAAGATGCACGATAGGAcagaagagaagaaggatCAGGTAGTGAAGAAGGAGTTTGTCGACGCTTAG